From the genome of Pseudomonadota bacterium:
CTCGTCGGCGGCCGGCCTCATTTGACCTGGTAGATGTCGTAGCAGACCTCGCCGCGGTCAAGGTAGGCGGCGCCGACTTCCAGAAAGAACCCGCGAGTGAGCCACTGATATTTCGGATGAGCGGTTTGGAACCATGGATTGGTTCGTAACGTGATCCCTTCCTTCGGAAATGGCGCGCCTTCGAGAAAATTCTTATAGCCATCGGGTCCGCACTCACCGATGCCCTTGTAATACAGGTACACGATGGCGCCATCATCGGTTTCAATCGTCGCTCTTACATCCAGCACCGCGATGCCGTCCGTCCGCACGGTGAGCCAGTCTCCTCCGCCTGGAAGGAATTGGCCGTTCAATTTAGGACCGGCCACCTTCCCGCCGGTCACGAACGCATTCAGACGCAATCCTTCCGCTACCGGGCCGATCATTTCAGGAGGCGCGAGTAGCGCGTTGTACGACGTGACGTGCTCGAGTTCGAATTTGAAGCCATAGCCAGGCATATCCGCTTTCCTTCTCGGGTGGATGAGTTCTCACTTCTCCCACCAGCATAGTCCAGGGGCCGCTGACACAAGGTCTTGGTCGTATTGCGCACCGGGCGGGCCGGATGACCGGTTCTTGGTCGCCCGACAGCCCGATGTCATTGCGCGCGTCCTGCATGACTTTCGCGCCCCCCATCCGAAGGTCGAGGTGGTGCTGCACATGCTCCATCGCGAACGGCAGGTGCGCGCCCTCGGCGAGCGCCGCATCACAGCTGACTTCAATCGCGCTTTTTGGCGAGGACCCTGCGTTTTGCTGGCGCCAATCCCGCTCGAACTCTAGTTGGCCATGGGGACGCGTACCACGTAGCTCGCAATCGCGGTTTGACTACACTTGTTTCGACGGCTCGCCGCAGAGGCGCCCGCCCTCCATCAAGATCGAAACGGAGCGAACATGAAGAAGATAATTCTTGCAATCGCACTTGGATTCTTAACTACCACGGCAGTCCATGCCGCTGAGGAGGCGGCTGAAAAGATCGAACTCAAAGACGGTTCCACCTTGTTTCTTCATCCGGATGGCACCAGTAGGATGGTGGATGTCCATGGGAAGGCGATGCAGATGAGTGACGGCAAGGAAATGGAGACCGCCGATGGCAAGACGATTGTCATGATGAACAAGAAAGTCTGGGTCCGCTGGGGCGCACCGGGAAAAGGCGGCGAGATGCTGAAAAATGATTGATGCTTAGAGGCCGAGGTGGCGTACCCATGGACGGGTTCGACACGACGTCGGCATTATCGGGCCGGCACAACGAATTGTTTGGCCGACCCGACTTCAGCGCTCGCGACCGTGACCGATGCCGGCCGGTTTTGATCAATGCTGCGGCACCTTGGTCGACCGCACACGGACGGTTCCACGCTGAAACGGCTGTATGTCGACCCTGTGGTAGCCCGGCGTGGCGCAAAGGTTCCGGTAAACCAAAAACCAACACGCGCCCCTCAGCTGGCTAATCGCACGTCGACGCTTTACGCTCCACGCCAGAGCATGCAGGAGTGCCTGGCAAGGCCGTAATGAACATGCCCAGTCTTCAGATCGCGATCAAGTTCGCACTATCGGCCGGCATCATAGTCGGGATCTCCGAAATCGCGCGCCGCTCAACTTTTTTAAGCGCGCTGCTGGCCTCCCTGCCGCTGACCTCCTTGCTTGCGTTCGTGTGGCTCTATGTCGAAACCGGCGACGTCGAGCGCATCTCGTCTCTATCGGGCAGCATTTTCTGGCTGGTGCTGCCGTCGCTGGTGTTGTTTCTACTGTTGCCGGCCTTGCTGCGCGCAGGGCTTGGTTTCTGGGCGAGTCTCGCGGCGTCGGCCGCGGCAACCACCGCCGCGTATTTCGCGATGATCAAAGTGCTGGGCGCGCTGGGCATCGATCTTTGACCGGCGGATGAAGAACGCCGCGCGCACGGCCGTGGTTCACCCGCCGGTCAAGCCGTCTCGCCGATTTCAGCGGCAGCGCTTATCGCGCCACTGCGGCTGGCGATGATGCGCGTGCTGCCGTCGCTGTGCGTCCCAGCGCGCCGAAGCGCAGGTACAGGCTCGGCACCACGAACATGTTCAGTGCGGTCGACGACAGCAGCCCGAACAGGATGACCATCGCCATCGGCGCCTGGATCTCGCTGCCCGGCTCGCCCAGCGCCCGCGCCAAGGGCACCAGCGCCAAGCCGGCGGCCAACGCGGTCATGAGTATCGGCACGAGGCGTTCACGCGCACCACGCAGCACCGCCTGCTCGGCGTCGGCGACGCCCTCGACTTCGCGCAGCTGTCGGATGTGGGCAACGAGCATCACACCGTTACGCGTCGCGATCCCGAACAAGGTGATGAAGCCGATCAGCGTCGCCACCGACACCACGTTGCCCGCCAGCACCATGCCGACCACACCGCCGATCAGCGCGAGCGGCAGGTTGATCATGACCAGCAGCGCATCGACGGCGGAACGGAACGCCATGTACAGCAGCACGAACACGCCGGCGATGACGGCCGCCCCCAGCACACTGAGGGTGCGCGCAGCTTCGGTCGCGCTCTCGAACTGACCGCCGTATTCGACGTGATAGCCGGTGGGCAATTTGACCTCCGCGCTGACCCGCGCCTGGATGTCCTCGACCACGCTCGCCAGGTCGCGCTCCGCGACGTTCGCCATGACCACTATCTTCCGCTGCACGTTCTCGCGACTGACGAGGTTGGGACCGCGCTCGCGGCGCACGTCGGCGAGCGCCGACAAGGGCAGGTGGGCCCCGCGCGGCGTCACCAACAGCGTGGCGGCGATGTTGTCCAGCGATTCACGCACCGCCGGGTCATAACGCACCACCAGGTCGAAGCTGGCCTGCCCTTCCAGCACGCGGGTCACTTCGACACCGGCCAGCGCCGCCTGCACCGCGGCGCCGACCTCCTCGATATGCAGACCGTGGCGCGCGATAGCCTCACGCCGAAAGTGGACCATGACGAACGGAATATCGGCCTGGGTCTCGACCGCCACGTCGACCGCGCCCGGCACGCTGGCCGCGATCGACTTGATGCGTTCGCCCAGTTGGCGCAGGTCGTAGAGGTCCGGCCCCAGCACCTTGATGGCGATGTTGGCGCGCGTGCCCGACAGCATGTGATCGATGCGATGGGAAATAGGCTGACCTATCACGACGCTCATGCCCGACAGGGTCGCGAACTCCTCGCGCAGTTGCTTCAAGAGCGCCGCCTTGCTGGTGTTGCCCATCTCGAGGCTCGCCTCGATCTCCGATGCATAAATCTCCTGGGCATGGGGATCGGCGGGCGCGCGGCCGGTGCGCCGCGCCGTCGCCACCACTTCCGGATGGGACAGCAGGATGTCCTCGACGCGCTTGCCCATGCGGTCCGACTCGGCGAGCTCGGTGCCGGGCAGGGTCGTGACGTTGACGGTCAAGCTGCCTTCATTGAAGTCAGGCAGAAACGAGCGGCCGGCCTGCAGAAAGACCAGGCCCGCGAGCGCGAGAGCAACCAGCGCGAGACCGCTCAACAGCCACCAATGCCTGAGCAAGGGCCGCAGCACCGACTCGTAAGCGCCCTGCAGCGCGTTCAACATCCGCGGCTCGTGCGCATGCCCGGCGCTCGGACCGGCCAGCACCGTCAGCGCCAGCACGGGTGTGACCGTGACCGCCACCGCGAGCGATGCGCCGAGCGCCACGACGTAGGCGAACCCGAGCGGCGCGAGCAGACGCCCTTCCACGCCCGCCAGGAAAAACACCGGCACGAACACCAGCATGATGATGAGCGTGGCGAACACGATCGAGCCCTGGATTTCGACCGTCGCATCGAACACCACCTGGGTCACAGCCTTGCGCTCGGCTGCGGCCTGCTGCGCGTTTTGACGCAGGCGGCGCGTGATGTTCTCGACCACGATGATGGCGTCGTCCACCAGCGCGCCGAGCGCGATGCTGAGACCACCCAAGGTCATGGTGTTGAGCGTGCCGCCGAATGCGGCGAGCGTGACCAGTGCGGTGATGAGCGACAACGGCAGCGCCACCAAGGTCACCAGCGTGGCGCGTGGCGACAACAGGAACACGAACACGATGGCGACCACCAGCACCGCGCCCGTCACGCACGGCATGCAGGGAGATTGTCGATGGCTCGTTCGATGAAATCCGCCTGCCGGAAAATAGCCAACTCGATACGCGCCGCTCGGCAGCGAAGGCGCGAGGCTGGCAAACGTCGCATCGAGGGCGTGAGTCAGGTCGAGTGTATTGACGCCAGGCTGCTTCTGAATGGCAAAGATCACCGCGGTCTTGCCATTGTGCGCCGGTGCCGCGCACCGGCCCCTTACGCCGATTGCCACCTCACCCACATGCTTGACCAGCACCGGCTGCCCGCCGCGCATGCCCACCTGGGTTTCGGCAATGTCATCGAGCTTGGCAATGAGTCCTATGCCTTGAATGAGATATTCCTGCCCGTTCTGCTCCGGTAGAATCCGCCGGCATGTTGGCGTTCGATGCGCGCAAGGCGTCGATGACATCACCGACCGGCAGGTCGTAAGCCGCCAGCCGCTGCGGGTCCAGGGTGACCTGGTACTGTTTCTCGTCGCCACCGATGGTCAGC
Proteins encoded in this window:
- a CDS encoding CopK family periplasmic copper-binding protein, with amino-acid sequence MKKIILAIALGFLTTTAVHAAEEAAEKIELKDGSTLFLHPDGTSRMVDVHGKAMQMSDGKEMETADGKTIVMMNKKVWVRWGAPGKGGEMLKND
- a CDS encoding DUF3237 domain-containing protein, with amino-acid sequence MPGYGFKFELEHVTSYNALLAPPEMIGPVAEGLRLNAFVTGGKVAGPKLNGQFLPGGGDWLTVRTDGIAVLDVRATIETDDGAIVYLYYKGIGECGPDGYKNFLEGAPFPKEGITLRTNPWFQTAHPKYQWLTRGFFLEVGAAYLDRGEVCYDIYQVK